Proteins co-encoded in one Leptospira levettii genomic window:
- the smpB gene encoding SsrA-binding protein SmpB — MGKTKKDDKPRGTDPLINKKAKFNFELLDSFEAGVVLTGSEVKSLREKKGNLTDCFAKVRNGEVFLENFQIPPYKNGGYANHPEIRPRKLLLKAKEIEKIDRSIKEKGLVLVATRCFFKNNRLVKIDVALAKPKKLYDKRDDIQKKEAKIDMERAMKEHLRK, encoded by the coding sequence ATGGGCAAAACCAAAAAAGACGATAAACCACGCGGAACCGATCCTTTAATCAACAAAAAGGCAAAGTTCAATTTCGAACTATTAGATTCGTTCGAAGCAGGTGTTGTACTCACGGGTTCTGAGGTAAAATCTCTTAGGGAAAAAAAAGGAAACCTTACCGATTGTTTTGCGAAGGTAAGGAACGGGGAAGTGTTTTTAGAAAACTTTCAAATCCCTCCTTACAAAAACGGGGGTTATGCGAATCACCCAGAAATTCGCCCTAGAAAACTCCTCCTCAAAGCAAAAGAAATTGAGAAGATAGATCGTTCCATCAAAGAGAAGGGGCTTGTGTTAGTTGCCACACGTTGTTTCTTTAAGAACAATCGTTTGGTTAAGATTGACGTCGCTTTAGCCAAACCAAAAAAATTATACGACAAACGTGACGATATCCAAAAGAAGGAAGCCAAAATCGATATGGAAAGAG
- a CDS encoding AAA family ATPase has protein sequence MEFVTIADVKVPVLPHSEKFPVFPSSLVETDSVKQTLQKILYPMLEGMPVLLVGDAGVGKNALIYYINSLRKQPTLRFSFNEDTLPEDLIGSYRILLDGKGFTWSNGPLTNALSEGLSFVADEMNLCAPNIIKRFSSVYESNYLDLLEGSGERVKGKTGFWFIGTQNPSEGFEGRKPLPFDITKHFAVVYVDPYTPDEMFYILKKLYPMLSEEVLKQIIRISIESEKRIKSGEIGKGDLEKYHFNLRTLQKYCNRLVLFGTKDKTVSVREALYLFEEPFRKKEDREKQRELIESEFGGSVKLVPTKGYVQSSTIFWNDKEIKTWDETKTISLLSKYPTPEPILHFLDQVFTAIQAKENILIEYREDQDPQEFLPLFTELTGIQLESVMLSKGMHTSDVVGALKPTEEGNIESVTWVDGPLTRAIRNGHIILISGLESAGAELVEKMNMLTDDARSLTLPPESGEYLPVKLTETSVVFGMKSFRASKSVTTISRAFRNRFTPILFPELEDVKVLEEILEFFLPEGVLPRSLARFHLKAKELSEKRTIGSANLMPYRFGIANLLKWKNHIYRYNQTDVKDIAIRGGKIYYTNQIADPKERKELERLLEGFLSGVELVSTLFEEIEEKKKTFTVESGLNRKNWWDPELHKRDPLTGVAKKLNSGEETRRGIEINTPETGGGTKEGPDAWYGQDTQGNQGQGEPQGGGGAWGYRTEELYKQFLKKRRLLWDYSIMVGLEEFKSVFGKELEEVELNLEQLFDPEIDIHRMYKNEGSRVDARKYISYKSGRGDTKIFDKTTIEKNDEKLKGVEVTFLVSKCRRIFNFEYSIAMLSALLVSLHILNEHDIKTSVHTFCDIKNSKDTVDIFNLKSAEEDYTPEKEEEVFSALCKNWQGDSIPEFQVLSNCERYFSPDAQTKIIVILSDFRGQRAKTYIEDELASFDTRKMKEAVLKNEEKNYVFLGVGLGSRYIAEHVFHDSLQITADNFYSMPNLIGAEIARLVQIHHSLRQ, from the coding sequence ATGGAATTTGTAACCATCGCCGATGTGAAAGTGCCGGTTCTCCCGCACTCCGAAAAATTTCCCGTTTTCCCTTCTAGCCTTGTTGAAACTGACTCGGTGAAACAAACCTTACAAAAAATCCTCTACCCCATGCTCGAAGGAATGCCTGTCCTCCTTGTAGGAGATGCTGGGGTTGGAAAAAACGCTTTAATCTATTACATCAATTCCCTCCGGAAACAACCGACCCTTCGGTTCAGTTTTAACGAGGACACACTCCCAGAAGATTTGATTGGATCGTATCGAATCCTTCTCGATGGAAAAGGTTTCACTTGGTCGAATGGCCCACTCACAAATGCCCTCTCTGAGGGTTTAAGTTTTGTGGCTGATGAGATGAATCTTTGTGCACCAAACATCATCAAACGATTTTCCTCGGTCTATGAATCCAATTACCTCGACTTACTCGAAGGGAGTGGAGAACGAGTCAAAGGCAAAACTGGATTTTGGTTTATTGGAACCCAAAACCCAAGTGAAGGATTTGAAGGTCGTAAACCCTTGCCTTTTGATATCACCAAACATTTTGCAGTCGTGTATGTAGATCCATATACCCCGGATGAGATGTTCTATATCTTAAAAAAACTTTATCCCATGTTATCGGAAGAGGTTTTGAAACAAATCATTCGTATCAGTATCGAATCAGAAAAACGAATCAAATCAGGTGAAATCGGAAAAGGGGATTTAGAAAAATACCATTTTAATTTACGAACTCTCCAAAAGTATTGTAACCGTTTGGTGTTATTTGGCACCAAAGACAAAACGGTTTCCGTTCGCGAAGCATTGTATCTCTTTGAAGAACCATTTCGTAAAAAAGAAGATCGTGAAAAACAAAGAGAACTTATCGAGTCAGAGTTTGGTGGTTCTGTAAAACTAGTGCCAACCAAAGGTTATGTGCAAAGCTCAACCATATTCTGGAATGACAAAGAAATTAAAACTTGGGACGAAACAAAAACCATCTCTCTACTTTCCAAATACCCAACTCCAGAACCAATCCTACATTTCCTAGACCAAGTGTTTACCGCCATCCAAGCAAAAGAAAACATCCTCATCGAATACAGGGAAGACCAGGACCCACAAGAATTTTTACCTTTATTTACAGAACTCACAGGGATTCAACTTGAATCGGTAATGTTATCCAAAGGGATGCATACTTCTGATGTCGTAGGTGCGTTAAAACCAACAGAAGAGGGAAACATCGAAAGTGTCACTTGGGTGGATGGCCCCCTTACGCGTGCTATCCGAAATGGTCACATCATCCTCATCTCAGGTTTGGAATCTGCAGGTGCGGAACTTGTTGAAAAAATGAATATGTTAACGGATGATGCAAGGTCACTCACTCTTCCACCAGAGTCTGGAGAATACCTTCCCGTCAAACTGACAGAAACCTCTGTGGTATTTGGGATGAAGTCCTTTCGTGCTTCCAAGTCTGTGACAACGATTTCTCGTGCTTTCCGTAACCGTTTTACACCCATTTTATTTCCTGAGTTGGAAGATGTAAAAGTCCTGGAAGAAATTTTGGAATTCTTTTTACCGGAAGGTGTGTTACCAAGGTCTCTTGCTCGTTTTCACCTCAAGGCAAAAGAACTTTCTGAAAAACGCACCATTGGTTCGGCGAACCTCATGCCTTACCGATTTGGAATCGCAAACCTTCTCAAATGGAAAAACCATATTTACCGTTACAACCAAACGGATGTTAAAGACATTGCGATTCGGGGTGGAAAAATTTATTACACGAACCAAATTGCCGATCCGAAGGAACGAAAAGAGTTAGAACGCCTGTTAGAGGGCTTTCTTTCTGGTGTGGAATTGGTTTCAACACTCTTCGAGGAAATCGAAGAGAAAAAAAAAACATTTACCGTTGAATCAGGGCTAAATCGAAAGAATTGGTGGGATCCTGAACTTCACAAACGGGATCCCCTAACAGGTGTTGCTAAAAAATTAAACTCTGGCGAAGAAACGAGACGCGGAATTGAAATCAATACACCCGAAACGGGTGGTGGAACGAAAGAAGGACCTGATGCTTGGTATGGTCAGGACACACAAGGGAACCAAGGCCAGGGCGAACCACAAGGTGGTGGTGGTGCTTGGGGGTATCGTACCGAGGAACTCTACAAACAATTCCTAAAAAAACGACGTCTTCTATGGGATTATTCCATTATGGTGGGTCTCGAAGAATTTAAGTCAGTGTTTGGAAAAGAACTGGAAGAAGTGGAACTCAACTTAGAACAACTCTTTGATCCAGAAATTGACATCCACCGCATGTACAAAAACGAAGGCTCACGTGTGGATGCAAGGAAGTACATCTCTTACAAAAGTGGAAGGGGTGATACCAAAATTTTTGATAAAACCACCATTGAAAAAAATGATGAAAAACTGAAAGGAGTAGAGGTTACCTTCCTCGTTTCCAAATGCCGAAGGATCTTTAACTTTGAGTATTCGATTGCGATGTTATCGGCCCTTCTTGTGAGTTTGCATATCCTAAACGAACATGATATCAAAACAAGTGTTCATACATTTTGTGATATCAAAAACTCAAAAGACACTGTTGATATTTTTAATCTCAAATCAGCAGAAGAAGATTACACTCCTGAGAAGGAAGAGGAAGTATTCAGTGCTCTTTGCAAAAATTGGCAAGGAGATAGCATTCCTGAATTCCAAGTCCTTTCCAATTGTGAACGTTACTTTTCGCCAGATGCCCAAACCAAAATTATTGTGATCCTTTCTGACTTCCGAGGACAACGTGCCAAGACCTACATAGAGGATGAACTTGCTTCTTTTGACACGAGAAAAATGAAAGAAGCTGTACTGAAAAACGAAGAGAAAAATTATGTATTTTTAGGGGTAGGACTTGGTTCTCGTTACATTGCAGAACATGTGTTCCACGACTCACTTCAGATCACGGCTGACAATTTTTATTCGATGCCAAATCTCATTGGGGCAGAAATAGCAAGGCTTGTACAAATCCACCATTCTTTAAGACAATAA
- a CDS encoding pyridoxal phosphate-dependent aminotransferase, producing MEFANRMNGIDSSPIRKAFELARSIQNPINLSIGQPHFPCPPNIIEAMNKAAIEGKTSYTLTAGIPELKTAMAEKYRIQNHIKYAHEDRILVTAGISSALFLIFNALVNEGDECLVISPYFLMYPAMLKFYGGKVVPLSEDFTPNDVEALKNRKFKLIIFSNPSNPTGKVLSKEQLRALANLAETTGAYLISDEIYELFDYDGKFFSIGSEYEKTITLTGFSKTYNMTGLRLATILAEDKVIKALTTLQQYTVVCAPSITQWAGIEALKTDMTTYIQDYKEKRDFVYESLKDHYPIQRSGGAFYSFFQVPCDDEEFIKRAVKKDLILVPGFIFCESKNFVRLSFATEWETLRRGMKALQELSKET from the coding sequence ATGGAATTTGCCAATAGAATGAATGGGATCGACTCCTCCCCCATCCGTAAAGCTTTCGAACTTGCAAGGAGCATCCAAAACCCGATCAATTTGAGTATCGGTCAGCCTCATTTTCCTTGTCCACCTAACATCATCGAAGCGATGAACAAAGCTGCCATTGAAGGAAAAACTTCTTACACCCTCACAGCAGGAATTCCTGAATTAAAAACGGCGATGGCCGAAAAATATAGAATCCAAAACCATATCAAGTATGCCCATGAAGATCGTATCCTTGTGACTGCTGGAATTTCTTCTGCACTCTTTTTAATCTTTAACGCGCTCGTCAACGAGGGAGATGAGTGCCTTGTGATCTCTCCTTATTTTTTAATGTATCCTGCCATGCTTAAATTTTACGGAGGAAAGGTTGTCCCTCTTTCGGAAGACTTCACACCAAACGATGTTGAGGCACTAAAAAACAGAAAATTCAAACTCATCATTTTTTCGAATCCTTCCAATCCAACAGGAAAGGTGTTATCCAAAGAACAACTCCGTGCTCTTGCCAATTTAGCGGAAACCACGGGAGCCTACCTCATCAGCGATGAAATTTATGAACTCTTCGATTATGATGGGAAGTTTTTTTCAATTGGAAGTGAGTATGAAAAAACCATCACCCTTACTGGCTTTTCCAAAACGTATAATATGACAGGGCTTAGACTTGCAACCATCCTTGCCGAAGACAAAGTCATCAAGGCACTAACCACCTTACAACAGTATACCGTAGTGTGTGCCCCTTCCATCACACAGTGGGCCGGCATCGAAGCTTTAAAAACAGACATGACAACTTACATCCAAGATTACAAAGAAAAACGTGATTTTGTATACGAATCCTTAAAAGACCATTACCCAATCCAAAGATCAGGGGGAGCCTTTTATTCCTTTTTCCAAGTGCCTTGTGACGATGAGGAATTCATCAAACGTGCTGTCAAAAAAGACTTAATCCTTGTTCCTGGTTTTATTTTCTGTGAATCCAAAAACTTTGTCAGACTGTCCTTTGCCACCGAATGGGAAACACTGAGACGGGGAATGAAGGCATTACAAGAACTTTCGAAAGAAACATAA
- a CDS encoding prepilin peptidase → MDFFEDTNWFFLWKLSTYTILFLFGGALASFYATLADRILYYCYEKGRKEFKGLNRWRVIFTKPSHCPECKTPITKLYLVPILGWFLTKGKCTHCHTKVPKLYPLSEFLFGIIAVVVYSISDSLFGTICLLFLLGHLLISMMTDAKKLSLDYENLPFLLGFGFLSNSLLFGESIGQEHLVVYFGFLVFYLVIYLLFRGGTGLGDVLFSPVFATLAGNPFWIVYLNTSYLLAVMFSLFLRKKGEPLKGMKVPMGLYFSIGLFFTFFCKLIVHNYEWEGFSDLWNQ, encoded by the coding sequence GTGGATTTTTTTGAAGATACAAATTGGTTTTTCCTTTGGAAATTGTCCACATATACCATCTTGTTTTTGTTTGGTGGGGCACTTGCCAGTTTTTATGCTACACTTGCTGACCGAATTTTATATTACTGTTATGAAAAAGGTAGAAAAGAGTTCAAAGGGCTCAATCGTTGGCGGGTCATCTTCACAAAACCTAGCCACTGCCCCGAATGTAAAACTCCCATAACCAAACTCTATTTGGTTCCTATTCTAGGATGGTTTTTAACGAAAGGAAAATGTACTCATTGCCATACAAAGGTTCCCAAACTCTACCCATTGTCTGAATTTTTATTTGGAATCATTGCTGTGGTTGTGTATTCCATTTCTGATTCCCTATTTGGTACAATTTGCCTACTATTTTTATTGGGACACCTTCTCATTTCCATGATGACGGATGCAAAAAAATTATCCCTCGATTATGAAAACTTACCCTTCCTTTTGGGATTTGGTTTTTTATCCAATTCTCTTTTGTTTGGTGAATCCATTGGCCAAGAACATTTGGTTGTGTACTTTGGTTTTTTGGTTTTTTATCTTGTCATCTATCTATTGTTCCGTGGGGGAACTGGCCTCGGGGATGTGCTCTTTTCACCAGTTTTTGCGACCCTTGCAGGGAATCCTTTTTGGATCGTTTATTTGAATACTTCTTATCTACTAGCAGTCATGTTTAGTTTATTCCTTCGAAAAAAAGGAGAACCCCTCAAAGGAATGAAGGTTCCCATGGGACTCTATTTTTCGATTGGACTCTTTTTTACTTTTTTTTGCAAACTCATCGTTCACAATTATGAATGGGAAGGATTTTCAGATTTATGGAACCAATAA
- the pdxH gene encoding pyridoxamine 5'-phosphate oxidase, protein MNDLAHMRQSYQRSVLSENTAGTDPLTLFSLWFSEAKEEGEPEPNAMSLATVNKEGQPSVRIVLLKGLIRNEFQFFTNYHSDKGKNISENNRVALNFFWPKLERQIRIEGIASQIPKEESERYFAVRPRESQIGAHTSNQSSVVPSRDYLEEKFVSLSKQWEGKEIPMPEYWGGYSVSPTKIEFWQGRVGRLHDRILFVKQNDNWEKTRLSP, encoded by the coding sequence ATAAATGATCTCGCACATATGCGCCAATCTTACCAACGTTCTGTTCTTTCAGAAAACACAGCAGGAACTGATCCTCTGACACTGTTTTCCCTTTGGTTTTCTGAAGCAAAAGAAGAGGGAGAACCAGAACCTAATGCAATGAGTTTAGCCACGGTAAACAAAGAAGGACAACCAAGCGTACGGATTGTACTCCTCAAAGGTCTTATCCGTAACGAATTTCAATTTTTCACGAACTACCATTCTGATAAAGGGAAAAACATCAGTGAAAACAATCGAGTGGCATTAAATTTTTTTTGGCCCAAACTCGAAAGGCAAATCCGGATTGAAGGGATTGCCAGTCAAATTCCGAAAGAAGAATCAGAACGTTATTTTGCAGTTCGCCCTAGAGAATCCCAAATTGGAGCTCATACATCAAACCAAAGTTCTGTGGTGCCATCTAGAGATTATTTAGAAGAAAAGTTTGTCTCACTTTCCAAACAATGGGAAGGAAAGGAAATTCCGATGCCTGAGTATTGGGGTGGATATTCTGTATCCCCTACCAAAATCGAATTTTGGCAAGGAAGAGTTGGGAGATTACACGATCGGATTTTATTTGTAAAACAAAACGACAATTGGGAAAAAACAAGGCTCTCTCCATAA